One window from the genome of Nicotiana sylvestris chromosome 9, ASM39365v2, whole genome shotgun sequence encodes:
- the LOC104216514 gene encoding protein MAINTENANCE OF MERISTEMS-like has translation MATSSNSREKYIMKESNELMRNFPSKRLDVSFRNSHTLLPSLTYIPIDQQSAPSPLESLFMFKQPQRTPSNICFEYGWRNPQDNWSLWVRNMHSRFQDVWRRAGIYDSICGSVYKVHKNVDLLFVFGEKWCPKTNTFVFPWGEATITLEDVFVLGGYSLLGECVVTSAFLVSEDEVRIDDRLLEAYTEGVRTPNRKTTHSWWLEQFMGKGSDVEHEAFLALWLSRYVFPGSLNNMVKEVFPLAIRLARGVQVCLAPAVLASIYRDLRSLKNAILEMKDGDSPRVKIQAPFLLVQLWVWERFPTLQPRPNAIRRGEPRISRWGSTSRGFSVQEIQLAIRVAAPDFLWRPYAKDLDGFVPPAFYSEEEELELIGQNVSGKAWLLVLCIRPSVLVGLKGLRENYFPHRVAMQFGYDQDIPATIEFKAENYIVAWTDFTRRVQDRSLYIPSKNFVAGVTDRYDAWWKVFMECSALFFNAPEGNRGDCTVERLYVFATASVRSNPCSSLISSAQHSQLSDGKPLFPEHWKNQVPCLPE, from the exons ATGGCAACATCATCTAATTCTAGGGAAAAATATATCATGAAAGAGTCGAATGAATTGATGAGAAACTTCCCATCGAAAAGGCTTGATGTGTCTTTTAGAAATTCCCATACGCTTCTTCCTTCACTCACCTATATCCCTATCGATCAACAAAGTGCTCCTAGCCCTCTTGAGTCTTTGTTCATGTTTAAACAACCCCAACGAACTCCATCCAACATCTGTTTCGAATACGGGTGGAGGAATCCTCAGGACAATTGGTCCTTATGGGTGCGAAACATGCATTCAAGATTCCAGGATGTGTGGAGAAGAGCTGGTATCTATGATTCCATATGTGGTTCCGTTTACAAAGTCCATAAAAACGTAGATTTATTGTTTGTTTTCGGGGAGAAATGGTGCCCGAAAACTAACACATTCGTCTTTCCATGGGGTGAAGCAACGATCACCTTAGAGGATGTGTTCGTTTTGGGAGGTTATTCCCTACTAGGGGAATGTGTAGTAACTTCAGCTTTTCTTGTTTCAGAAGATGAAGTAAGAATAGACGATCGATTATTGGAAGCTTATACAGAAGGAGTGAGAACTCCTAATCGCAAAACCACTCATTCTTGGTGGTTAGAACAATTTATGGGGAAGGGTAGCGACGTTGAACACGAAGCCTTTCTCGCTCTATGGCTGTCGCGATATGTCTTCCCGGGGAGTTTGAATAACATGGTAAAGGAAGTCTTCCCCTTAGCGATTCGTCTTGCTCGGGGTGTACAAGTTTGCCTTGCACCTGCCGTACTCGCTAGCATCTATAGAGATCTACGTTCACTCAAAAATGCTATATTAGAAATGAAGGATGGAGATTCTCCGCGAGTTAAAATTCAAGCACCTTTCTTATTAGTTCAACTCTGGGTATGGGAACGATTCCCCACCTTGCAACCAAGGCCTAACGCGATAAGGCGTGGGGAACCGAGGATATCTCGTTGGGGCTCGACTAGTAGAGGATTTAGCGTTCAGGAAATCCAATTGGCTATCCGTGTTGCAGCGCCCGATTTCTTGTGGCGCCCTTATGCCAAGGATCTGGACGGATTCGTGCCGCCTGCATTTTACAGTGAGGAAGAAGAGTTGGAATTGATTGGGCAAAATGTAAGTGGAAAAGCTTGGTTACTTGTTTTGTGCATAAGGCCAAGTGTGTTGGTCGGGCTAAAAGGGCTGCGTGAAAATTATTTTCCACATCGAGTAGCAATGCAATTTGGATACGATCAAGATATTCCAGCAACCATAGAGTTCAAAGCTGAGAATTATATTGTAGCTTGGACAGACTTTACAAGGAGAGTTCAAGACAGGAGCCTCTACATTCCATCAAAAAACTTTGTGGCTGGTGTTACTGATAGATATGATGCATGGTGGAAAGTGTTTATGGAATGCT CTGCTTTGTTCTTCAATGCACCTGAGGGAAACAGAGGCGACTGCACAGTTGAGAGATTATATGTTTTTGCAACTGCAAGTGTTAGGTCAAATCCTT GTTCTTCACTTATTTCCTCAGCTCAGCATTCTCAGCTTTCAGATGGGAAACCTCTTTTCCCTGAGCATTGGAAAAACCAAGTTCCTTGCTTGCCTGAGTGA